One genomic region from Candidatus Caldarchaeum subterraneum encodes:
- a CDS encoding glycosyl transferases group 1 codes for MRVLFTASGEKVGGATLAMLHLMLGLPSQGIQPILLTPTTSAIDPSLAKKLVEKSVLIIEARRRMKGVLHWLWLFLTTLRLARKLGVKIIHTHGPKEAAIMGLAAKILRLKHVYTVEGDPVIETFINKSGLKATITNKLLFKIGLRLADEVVGCSRWMATHIEKTYGRKATPIWNPIDHEKFSNSTEHQPDQKTILTAARLDKVKDIETLLHAIEDIEPMNRPKLLIAGDGPLRETLTEIVKTKKLQDNVIFLGHRTDVEKLMAKASIFILPSIYEPFGMAAAEALAAGKPVIASNIGGLREIVDHGVNGLLFTPKNHHELAQHITKLLQDKKLWTTFSQNAREKSAIYKPENIAKRYLEVYRRCLG; via the coding sequence ATGAGAGTGCTCTTCACCGCAAGCGGTGAAAAAGTCGGCGGCGCAACCCTCGCCATGCTCCACCTAATGCTCGGCCTCCCCAGCCAAGGCATCCAACCCATACTCCTCACACCAACCACATCCGCAATAGACCCAAGCCTAGCAAAGAAACTTGTAGAAAAAAGTGTCTTGATAATCGAGGCCCGCCGCAGGATGAAAGGTGTCCTCCACTGGCTCTGGCTCTTCCTAACAACCCTCAGGCTAGCTAGAAAACTTGGCGTAAAAATAATCCATACACATGGCCCAAAAGAAGCAGCCATAATGGGCCTAGCCGCGAAAATACTCCGCCTAAAACATGTTTACACAGTTGAGGGCGACCCAGTAATAGAAACCTTCATCAACAAAAGCGGCCTCAAAGCAACAATAACTAACAAACTGCTCTTCAAAATAGGCCTTAGACTTGCCGATGAAGTGGTGGGATGCAGCCGATGGATGGCCACCCACATCGAGAAAACCTATGGAAGAAAAGCCACACCAATATGGAACCCCATCGACCACGAAAAATTCTCCAACAGCACAGAACACCAACCGGACCAGAAAACCATCCTCACCGCAGCCAGGCTCGACAAAGTCAAAGACATAGAAACACTATTGCACGCCATCGAAGACATAGAGCCCATGAACCGCCCAAAACTCCTCATCGCGGGAGACGGCCCCCTCAGAGAAACACTCACCGAAATAGTGAAAACAAAAAAACTACAAGACAACGTCATTTTCCTCGGACATAGAACCGACGTTGAAAAACTGATGGCCAAGGCATCCATCTTCATACTCCCATCGATCTACGAACCCTTCGGCATGGCAGCAGCCGAAGCACTGGCCGCAGGCAAACCAGTCATAGCATCAAACATAGGCGGCCTCAGAGAAATAGTGGACCACGGCGTAAACGGCCTCCTCTTCACACCAAAAAACCACCACGAACTCGCACAACACATAACAAAACTCCTACAAGACAAAAAACTATGGACCACATTCTCACAAAACGCCAGAGAAAAATCAGCCATCTACAAACCCGAGAACATAGCGAAACGATACCTAGAGGTTTACAGGCGATGCTTAGGTTAA
- a CDS encoding NAD-dependent epimerase/dehydratase yields MIIVTGALGFIGSHLTEALLDKGEQVVGVSHPKPPENNINILTSHKAASNLRIIYSDLKNLDEVKQIMKTNAPTHVYHLAALASHRLSMSEPYKYLENNILTTLNILEAARITEPGPRIVFSSSSSIYGNNTPPLREDMKPDPRGPYALSKWICEELCSQYVRDYGLNVVTVRYFNVVGERCRGNIVFRVFAEHASKNIDLEVYGRYINGVFKPAARDFTYVKDAVQGTILAAEKGGKGEVYNIGFGRPVSVKTVAELIIKNLGSRSKIVEKELKPHESLESYSDNTKARKQLGWKPVTDIEEMVKKFIEYWKNTTHDPLH; encoded by the coding sequence ATGATAATAGTCACGGGGGCACTGGGTTTTATAGGCAGCCACCTGACCGAAGCCCTCCTCGACAAAGGCGAACAAGTAGTGGGAGTCAGCCACCCGAAACCACCTGAAAACAACATCAACATATTAACCAGCCACAAAGCCGCATCAAACCTCCGCATAATATACAGCGACCTGAAAAACCTCGACGAAGTGAAGCAGATAATGAAAACAAACGCCCCCACACATGTATACCATCTCGCGGCACTCGCCTCCCACAGACTGAGCATGTCCGAGCCATACAAGTACCTCGAAAACAACATACTCACTACACTCAACATCCTCGAGGCAGCTCGCATCACCGAGCCTGGCCCACGTATAGTTTTCTCATCAAGCAGCAGCATCTACGGAAACAACACACCGCCGCTGAGAGAGGACATGAAGCCCGACCCAAGAGGCCCCTACGCTCTAAGCAAATGGATATGCGAAGAACTATGCAGCCAATACGTCAGAGACTATGGACTCAACGTCGTCACAGTAAGATATTTCAACGTCGTCGGCGAAAGATGCAGAGGAAACATAGTTTTCCGAGTCTTCGCAGAACATGCGTCTAAGAACATTGACCTAGAGGTTTACGGCCGATACATCAACGGAGTCTTCAAACCCGCAGCCCGTGACTTCACATACGTAAAAGACGCCGTCCAAGGTACTATTCTCGCGGCCGAGAAAGGCGGAAAAGGCGAGGTCTACAACATCGGGTTCGGGAGACCGGTCAGCGTCAAAACAGTGGCTGAACTAATCATAAAAAACCTGGGAAGCCGTTCAAAAATAGTGGAGAAGGAGCTCAAGCCACATGAAAGCCTCGAAAGCTACTCAGACAACACCAAAGCACGTAAACAACTCGGCTGGAAACCTGTAACAGACATAGAAGAGATGGTGAAAAAATTCATAGAATACTGGAAAAACACGACCCACGACCCCCTACACTGA
- a CDS encoding DNA polymerase beta domain protein, with amino-acid sequence MDDTLLAEPYRTLAQKLVESLRRRLGERLVSVVVFGSAARGEAGKESDLDVMVVCEKLPMNRLDRTELFIECEKDLDMLLDTLCGQGYGISISPIILTPGEAARIPSILLDMTEDAIILYDRDSFLTNLLNSLKANLKKMGAERVWIGRKWYWRLWKGGGVKRVKISGQSGDG; translated from the coding sequence ATGGACGACACTTTGCTGGCAGAGCCGTATAGAACACTTGCTCAAAAGCTGGTGGAAAGCCTTCGCCGACGGCTGGGTGAACGGCTGGTCTCCGTCGTTGTTTTCGGCTCTGCTGCGAGAGGTGAAGCCGGGAAAGAAAGCGATTTGGATGTGATGGTTGTGTGTGAAAAGCTGCCTATGAACAGACTGGATAGAACCGAGCTGTTCATAGAATGCGAGAAAGATTTGGACATGCTTCTGGACACTCTTTGTGGACAGGGCTACGGTATCTCCATATCACCAATCATCCTCACACCCGGCGAAGCCGCGCGAATACCCAGCATACTCCTAGACATGACTGAAGACGCCATAATCCTATACGACAGAGACAGTTTCCTCACAAACCTCCTCAACTCTCTCAAGGCTAATCTAAAGAAGATGGGTGCTGAAAGGGTGTGGATAGGTAGGAAATGGTACTGGAGACTCTGGAAAGGCGGAGGAGTCAAGAGGGTGAAGATAAGTGGACAATCTGGAGATGGCTAG
- a CDS encoding small subunit ribosomal protein S30e: MPSHGSITKAGKVRSQTPKLEAKPRKSPFPRQRNRQNYLKRVLAPATSQTE; this comes from the coding sequence ATGCCCTCCCACGGAAGCATCACAAAAGCGGGAAAAGTGAGAAGCCAGACACCTAAGCTCGAAGCCAAACCACGCAAATCACCCTTCCCACGACAAAGAAACAGACAAAACTACCTCAAAAGAGTCCTCGCACCAGCCACCTCACAAACAGAATAG